Proteins from a single region of Spartinivicinus poritis:
- the vapC gene encoding type II toxin-antitoxin system tRNA(fMet)-specific endonuclease VapC, which produces MLDTNIVIYTIKNKPHIVRETFKAHYGQICISTVTFMELIYGAEKSSNSARNLADIEGMAARLDVLNYDDAAATHTGQIRAELAKAGKPIGPYDQMIAGHARSLGLIIVTNNEKEFSRVPGTRIENWVSA; this is translated from the coding sequence ATGCTGGACACCAACATTGTCATTTATACCATTAAGAACAAGCCGCACATTGTCCGAGAGACGTTTAAAGCACATTATGGGCAAATCTGTATCTCCACAGTGACGTTCATGGAGCTGATTTACGGCGCTGAAAAATCCTCGAATTCAGCGCGAAACCTGGCAGATATTGAGGGAATGGCAGCTCGATTAGATGTGCTCAATTATGACGATGCAGCGGCTACCCATACGGGCCAGATTCGCGCTGAGCTAGCAAAAGCGGGTAAGCCTATTGGCCCCTATGATCAAATGATTGCTGGTCATGCGCGCTCACTGGGTTTGATTATTGTAACCAATAATGAGAAGGAATTTAGTCGCGTGCCTGGCACACGCATCGAAAATTGGGTCAGCGCCTAA